The nucleotide window AATCGATGCAAATTTCCCTTTACCCAAAGggacaacgccccgggccgggtgactcaaccctcgaactcagttttcccgtgtgacagtcttgagtcgagctCTAACCctggggccaccgcggcctactctTCTactactaatttttaaaaatgataataatgctacttCTTTTAAAttcaaagtgataataatgataatataatatgataaatcatgttattaataaaaatgattattaaaatgataatggtgctagtaataatacaaattgataataacaattatgataataataataataataatagtaataataataataatagtaataataataataatgctactactaacactactagtgatataatgttaatgataataattttaataaaaagatgatgataatgatcataatatgaagataataataatagtgataatagtgataataattacaatgatcattaaaataataatagcgataacaataatatcaataataataataataataataataataatgataataataataataatgatgataataataataaaaataataataaaataataataataataataataataataataacgataatgagaatgCTACTACTACCAAtcctactagtgataataatgataacgataataatttaaaaataaataataataatatgatggtgataatgataataatagtaataatagtaataatagtaacaatgattattaaagtaattagataatgattgtagtaaagatgataataataatgataaaaatgataataataataataatgataatgataataacaataataacaataataatagcaataacaatactaatatcaataataataataacaacagcaacaacaataataacaacaataataataatattgataagagtaataatattatcaataatcatgataataatgataataataatgataataataataataataataataataataataataatgataaagaaataataatgataataataatgatgatgataataataataatactgataataataatgatgtgatgacgaagataacaacaacaacaacaataataatataacaataatgagaaaaaaatgatgatgatgacaatgacgataacggtgataatagttataaataaaGGTACTAATAACCACAGTGAAAGAAAAAGGATCAAGCTGATGATCTGAGACGGAAATCGAAGAAAGCTTGCGACAGTCACCTTTTCGAGGTCTTTTGGGCCACCAAGTCCTCAGAGCGTCCCTGTAGAGGAAGGCAGCCACGCCTGCGGCCCCCAGCAGTAGCCCGCACACCACGCCTGCCACGATGCCAGACACGTGGCCGCCTTCTGCGTCTTCGCCGTCACTGTCGCCGCCGCGCCGTAACCCGCCCCGTTGTGGGCCTGCGGGAGGAGGAAcgctgattattatcattctgagtTGAGTGTATTTCCACTGGCAAGGCTTTTGATGCTGGATAAACCACCAGCTGTAGCGGCGGCCACAGAGAGCGACGGGATTACCTCGGTTTCAAGGCGTTGTGGCCTGACGACGGTTTCTGTCCCGAGATGTCGGCAGAAAACCCGAATTCCGCGAAATCGTGAAAAATCCCGAGACTTGGGCTGTTGCTGTGCTAGTCATTCCCACCAAAATAGCATAATTACTGGTATCAAGACTAAAGGAGTCCTTCTGGTGTTGGACGTGCACAGAACTTGTTTGCAATTGCCAAGTCACAATGCAGGGATTTAGTGCTGTAGGCTGGAAGCAAGTAGACAGTGAGGTGACGGAAGACGtactttgctgctgctgctatagATCTGCATTTGCGTTTTTGAATTTCAGAAAGGAAAGGGAGCAATTTAGAAAACTAAAGGTAAATGTACTAGAATACACGTTTAGCGAAATCAGTCATAGTCAATGCcgcatttaatttaatataattatagaacAGAGAAATGTAATGGTTTCACTTGCCTGTccgtaagaaaaggaagagaggattgAAAAGCTACTTGGGCTTGATGGGATTCCTAATGCTAGGCTgtattttaaggggaaaaggggaacctgCTTCTGGAGGCTGATAAAAGCAAACTTCTGTCGGAAAATTCTTGAAGACCCAGTTGGTACTTGGCGTGACACTTCAGTGCCCCCGAGGATTAATACTTGTCAGTGCAATTTAGATTAACAGAGCACGGTAGGTTAGGTAAGAGTCATAATCCTGACTGAAAATCAGATTCAGAACCTCATTCAGACTTACACAAACATAAGCTGAAACTGATAACAAAATCGGAGAAATGTTTATATCCACATAGTAAAAAAGAGCTAAAAAGACACTCGGCGTCGTCATCCACTAAGATTACCTTTAAGCTTATATTATAGTTCGAGTTCTTGGCGAGGCCGGTGATGGTGTGCTCCGTCACATTCTGCACTTGCACTGCGTCGCCGCCGACAGTCAGCTCGTAGCCGTCGATCTTCCCGTTCGGCGCCAGCGGTTCCTCCCCGAAGACgctgtgatgctgctgctgctcgtGGCCGACACGTTGAGCGAGGCGGGGGGGCCGGACGCTGAGGGCATGGCGAGGGAGAATCGGTGAGATGGAACTTCACTGTGTGTAGTAACGGCACGCGCGCAAACACCCATGGCCAGAATCCTCACCTGCCTCTTGGTGATGGCGTCGCAGCAGGACCGTCCGCCCACAAAGCCGTCCGAGACGACGCCCGCGACGCACACGTTGTAGCGAGTCCAAGAGGTCAAGCTGTTCAAGCTGGCGAATTTGTTGGAAGTCTCCAGTGAATTGACTTCTTTCTGGTCCGACCACAGAACGTCTCCGATGTACGTGACGTTGTACGTGGTCACATTGCAGAATGTTTCTGGTGGGGTCCAGGTGACAACAATGCTGTCTGCACTGGGCGGCACACTCGAACAAGACATTCTGGAGGTTGTGGCGGCgctagaaagagggggaaggcttTGAAATGCcattacatacacagacacttCACTAGATACACGGCatattcataaaacacacacacacacacacacacacacacacacacacacacacacacacacacacacacacacacacacacacacatatatatatatatatatatatatatatatatatatatatacatatatatatatatatatatatatatatatatatatatatatatataaatattatatatatatatatataaaatatatttataatatatatatatattatacccttatatatagtGCATGCATGCAACGACCCGCCCCCCCCCGGGTGCGGCGCTGCGCATCCGCCGAACACTACGCGCTCGTGGAGCGCCTCTGAGTTCCGGGCTCGCGGCTCCGAACCTGGAACTGGCGGCGCCACGGCCACTCGCACAAAGAGCACGGTCGTAGGCCCGGATGTTTAAGACGTGTCCATGGTGGAGCGCTCCGTGTTCCCGGGGGCACGCCCAGGAGTAGGGGTTGTGATCCCCGTTTCACTTCGGGCGCCCAGTACCAGTGACCCCGGGTCGTCCCCACGGGGTTTCCTCACCTGCCGATTCCAACGGGGAGGGTTCAGTTCTCTGTCGATTCCTTATTTGTGTTTATAACAGGACCAATTCAATGCGATATTGGATTTTTTACTACAATGATTCAACTTTCATGGATTGaacctctctcgttttctctatttAATCACATTGgacatttttttatctctttagttCACAGACTCttgggtctttttctctctctcctctctctctctcctctcttcccccttcctcactcctcactctcccacccccatcccctctctcttttccctctctcattctcctctctctctctctctctctcctcttttcccctcactccctcactcctttcactcatcctctcttctctctcttctttctcctctttcttttctactctctctctcccctctctctctctctctctctttctttctctctctcctctctcctctctctctctcctctctctctccttcactcattCCTCactatcacactctctctctctctctcctcactcactcactcactcactcactcctctctctcatctctctctctcctcctctctctctcctcactctctctctctcctctctcaatcactcatttcactcactcccgctcctctctctctccactcctttttcactctctccctctctcctcatccactccccttcatttctctcctcactcctctctctctctctctctatctctctcttttcaatcactactcactcttcactcactcctctctcccccactcaccactcactcactaaactcactcctctcctctctcattctcccctctctctctctctctctctcaccctaaaCACCccctcactaactcactcatttcactcactcattcactcactcactcactcaatcactcactactcattcactcatcactcccctctctctctccccctctctctctctcttctctctctctctctctctctctctcctcacactcactacgtcttcacttctctctctctctctcttctcctctccttcccctctctttcactcctctctctcttctcatacactctcctttctctctctctctctcttctctctctctctccatcactcaatcactcactcactccccttcaTTCActatcacttactcactcactctctctctctctctcactcactcactcactcactctctactctcactcccctctcttttaactctctctctctctctctcactctctctctctctctctctctctctctctctctctctctctctatccctcacacacacacgcacacataccccacatactttataaaccaaacaaacactcacacatatatgcatatatacatatataatatataaaatatatatatatatatatatatatatatatatatatatatatatatgtatatgtgtgtgtgtgtgtgtgtgtgtgtgtgtgtgtgtgtgtgtgtgtgtgtgtgtatgtggggtgtgtgttatggtgtgtgtatgtgtgtgtatgtgtgtgtgtgtgtgtgtgtgttgtgtgttcgtgtaatacacacgcacacttatatgtttatgtttctatacacatattcatctatctacttttatgcgatgtttttgtttaaaagtaGATAGTTTAAATTGAGAGTGATAAGAGATAACCATAGACTCACGAACCAGACAAAAAGGCGTATAGTTTTAGTGCCAAAGGCGACGTTTCCCTTTCGCCGTCCCCCCCACCTGCTCGTCGGTGTTCCTACATCACACGCGAAATCGCCACGCCCGCCTCTGTCAGCGCCGCCACGCAGACATTGTAGCTTCGGAAAGGGTCCAGTTCGGTGATCGTGATCTGAGTGGCGTTCGTGTCCTCCTGCTGCAGCGAACCCGGGCCCGGGAACGGGTAGCCAGCTGACGGTGTACGCGATGACGTCACACTCCATGGGGTCGGCTCTTCCCAAGTCACGTTAAGGGAATCGGAACGGGTTTACACAGTCAGCTCTTACGCTCGCGGGAGGAGCGGGAATTTCAGCTGTAaaagaagaaagcgaaaaagagcaaaaacaattaaaagttTGACCCAAAACTTGAAATGGCAACTTattccaaaagaaaaagaagaagaagaagaaaaaaagacaagcataTGCGTGATCTAgttgaaaaaaggataaatagaatgataacaatgataacgatgattaacTAACAAATtcatagcgataatgatgatgacgatgatggatatggtaaaaaaaaaggataataccaacaataataatattgataaaatgattataatgataattgataatgataataataataataaaaataattaataataaaataataataataataataataacaaaaataataatgtaataattatgatataataataattttaaataaaaattttaaaagggacaataatgataaaagtaataataaaaatttgtatcataatagtaatgataattttatgattataaaagtgataattgtaattttaaatgataatgacaatgataataatagtacagataaaaataccaaataataatgaggataataatgaaatatcaaaagcaataatgatgataataagagtaaggaaaaataataatataatcctaaCAATAGTATTTTGTAGTATTAATACcacttctttattattactacgactaccactaatgataattatagcaaagataacaaaacaacccaaaaaacaacaccaaaaacaataataataacaaaaataataaaaacaacaatgattacaataataataataacaataataataacaataataataacaacgataataacaacaatgatgataataagaagaaaaaaaatgacctaataatagcaacaataactgtaaagacaaaaatcaaagataatgataattatgataataatgatgatgtttataatgatgataattaacaataataataataataataaaaaatgataataataataataataataataataataataataataatgataataataataataataaaaataataataataataataataataataataataataataataatgataataaatgataacagcaataatatcaatcattTTTAAGCAGTAATATACGAATGAAGATTGCAATGGTGATGACGTCGACAACAATCAAAACCTTGATATCAACAACACCAATAGCAATaaagttataatgaaaataacgatgatgttgCGATGAAAATAACGATAGTTATTCTAAGAACTTATGAGAgggtatgaaaataataatgacgatagtgataataatgataatgttagtaaatataacaataacaaacagcaataataatggtaataatgataaataacagtagtaatagtgataataacaataattataataacaaaaatcaagattatatgaaataatattgatgataatgataataatcataacgacaataataatgataaataataaacaatactaagggtgataatgatgataaattttaataatgataatattaaaaagtaataaaaataataataccaataacaacaacaaaaacaataatgtaataaaaataataataataataataataataatatataataataataataataataataataataataatgatgataatagattattatacgactactactactctaatacaaaataataataataataatataataataataataaaaatgataataaaaataacaataataataataatatgataataataataaaataatgaaataataataataataaataataataataatgataataatgataataacaataaatttaataataataatattagaaataataataataataataataatggcaataataataataataataatacaaacaataatactaataacagtaacatagtaacagtgatgatagcAGGATTTATGGTGAATGTAAAGGCAGTAGCTAGTATAGCACCCGGGAACAGcaggagatgataataatattaactttaGTCACTGTCAAAGGACATGAATTGTAGCAGTCTTATGACGATGACATTTGGATCATCAGAGTAGCAATGATAGCGTAGACAACACATCCTTACAACAAGAAGATCCTGTGAAACAAGCTGCAGatcaacaacactaacaaaaaaaaaacagcaataaatctAATATGACCAGATATCAGCATGACCCAGTGTTTGGGGATTTATAGCTAGCCCTCAGGAGCCTAAATTACCCCCGTGCCCATCATTCCACGTTTCCATTATGTAACCTGTCCTCGTTTAATCCAGCAATCACATACCTTTTGGGATAAGGTGCATGGCTCCAAATTTCAATAGTAAGTCGTGGCATTAGCAAGAAGCGATAATTCTTTTGTTTCTAGTACTTCCATTCTTCCTGTGGTCAGCTGTAGTATTCGACGGACTATGCGGCGATTCAGGGTTCTCCCACGTGACGTACAGCTCTCGGGCCATTCGGCCTTCAGACCGTGGTGTTGGCGGCGTTCCTCTGCGCGGGGGGACTCTAAGTGAGGCCAAAAGGCAAACTTTAACGGATTATACCGAAAAAAAGTGATGTTAGGTAATTAATGGTAGATTAATATATGAATTGAGAACATTCCAAATTGTAAGGGTGTTAAAAATGatctttatatacattatatatatatatatatataatataaaatatataaatatatattatattatatatatatatatatattatattatatattttatacatatatataacaaaaacaacacatacacacaaaacaaaacaccccaccaccccacacatacacacacacacacacacaaccccaacacacaacacacacacacaaaacacacaaaaatatatatatatatatatatatatatatatatatatatatatataatatatatatatatatatatacgtacaacacaccccacacacacacacacacacacacacacacacacacacacacaaccctattcacatatatttatataatatatattatactatatacacacatacacatatgtccatatctatctatctacgtatatatatatatacacgtatatacacacatacacatatgtgcatatgtatgtatgtatatattatatatatatatatatatatatatatattatatatatatattataatatacatatatatatatatatatcatatctacatctctctctctgtctctctctctctttctctatctcatatatatatatatatatatatatatatatatatatatatatatatatatatatatatatatatatatatatatattatatacccacacacacaatatcacatctatattcatctatccgcctatatatctatctatttatctatctatctatctatcaatgtatgtatgcgtgtgtgaatgtgtggctttgtgtgtgtgcgtgtgcatttaggtatgatgatatatacacatgcatactgatatatatatatatatatatatatatatatatatatatatatatatatatatactatatgatatatatatatatatatatatatatatatatatatatatatacatatatatatatatatatatatatatatatatatatatatatatatatatatatatatatatatatatattatattatatatataatatacacacacacacatacgctcatacAAGCTAGATAAAGCATTCATGATTCACATACCCGGTTTGTCGGTTATCCCAACAACACATGCGTAATCGCCAGCCCTGCCTTCGAAGTGTTCGTGTGCGCTTCCACGCAGACATTGTAGTTTCGGAAAGGGTCGAGTTCGGTGATCGTGATCTGAGTGGCGTTCGTGTCCTTCTGCTGCAGCGAACCCTGGCCGGAAACGGGTTGCCAACTAACGGTGTACGCGATGACGTTACACTCCGGGGGTCAGGCTTTTCCAGTCACGTTAAGGAATCGGAATCGCCAGGAACGAGTTCGGCCGTGAGGTCTGCTGGAGGCAGGAGGCTTCGGCtgagtgagggaaagaaaaacgtTTATTTACTCCTTCCCTAAGGGCTTGAAAGttaactagaagaagaagaagaagaagaagaaaaaacaagtgcATGCGtactaattatcataacaatgataatggtaaccacGATGAGATTAATTGTGATATAATGCTAAtgggagtgatgatgataatgattacacaaAAACGACAATAACGTAAGAAAGATAGTAACGTAGAGGATACTCTTAActgaataatgatactattgataacaACGTGGACAGTGATATGAAGATAATGTggtagtagtaaaaatataatatttacggTAATActgtaataagataatgatgattatgataaaagaaaacatgagAACATAATTTTAGTATTACAatggtaacaaaaaataataaaaaaaaggtaatatgatataaaacgtGATGATatatggtgatgagatgatgggggtactattactgctactatactattattactactatacgtACATactgtgtgatgataataaaaatattgaaaagtatAATAAACCTAATAAATGATTTCCCTTTCTATgtgtgagaataatgataatgataattgtaaaggtaatactataataaaaataataagtaataaaatgataacgataaaaataggtgataatgataatgatatgataagggtaataataatgatgaaacaatgatttgataatagtgatgatatgatgatgagataataataatgataaaaataataataaaataatgtaaaataaaataataaaaataaagataagactaaataaatttttataattaataaaatataataatagtaagataaaaataataataataataaaataaaataataataaagataaaaagataataaaaaataataaaaatgaaacaacaaaaacaacacaacaaaaacaacaacaacaataataaaataataaaataaaataaagaaaacaaaacaaaaaaataaaataatgataaaaataataataaaaatgttaaagataagataaaaaaaatgatagtagcaatcaaatactaattataaaaacaaaacaaaaaacgtatgttatatatatattttaaaatattatatatatatatatatatatttatatatataatataatattatatcatatataataattaaaaatatatatatatatatattattaatattatataaatatatttttatttatatatattatatttactatatattttgtataaaaaatttttatatattatataatatattataatttttatattattatatattaatatatatatatatatattttatatgtgtgtgtgtgtggtgtgttgtgtgttgtgttgaattTTGACATATAAAACCTGAAAGAGTTTCCTACCATTTTGTATTTTTCGGGTCCGCCGAAATAGATTAACTTGAATATTGTAAAATAGACTGAAGTGAATAGTAAATTTTCAATAAAGGGACAATTCACATAATACACTacctgacaacacacacacacacacacaacacaccccacacaaacacacacacacacaccacacacaaaacacacacacgcaacacaacacacacacacaccccacacacacacacacacacaacacacaccacacacacaccaccccacacaataaatatatattattatatatatatataagataatttatatattttatatattttttaaacacacacacatatttatgtacttaaaaatattataaatttatacattatatattacacacatacattacatatacctatatatatatatatatatatatatagatatatataatatatatatatataaaatatatatatatatatatatattatatatataatatattgcacatacatataaacatacatacacacacaaaaccacatacacacacacacacacacacacacacacacacacacacaaacacaaaacacacacaccccaacacacaaaacaaattttatatatatattttatatatattatatatataatataaataatatatatatatatatgtatattatataatatatatatatatatatatatataatatataatatatacatatagatatatatatatatatatatatatacatatacacatacacacacaaaacacacacacacacacacacacacacacacacacatacacacgcacacaccacacacacacacacacacacacacacacacacacaatataataaaatatatataatattatatatatatatattatatatatattatatataaaaaaatgcatatatatatatatatatatatatataatatatatatataaaatatatatataatatattaataaatatttatattacgtacatatacacatacatacaacacacacacacaccacaca belongs to Penaeus monodon isolate SGIC_2016 unplaced genomic scaffold, NSTDA_Pmon_1 PmonScaffold_5229, whole genome shotgun sequence and includes:
- the LOC119571127 gene encoding uncharacterized protein LOC119571127: MSCSSVPPSADSIVVTWTPPETFCNVTTYNVTYIGDVLWSDQKEVNSLETSNKFASLNSLTSWTRYNVCVAGVVSDGFVGGRSCCDAITKSVRPPRLAQRVGHEQQQHHSVFGEEPLAPNGKIDGYELTVGGDAVQVQNVTEHTITGLAKNSNYNISLKAHNGAGYGAAATVTAKTQKAATCLASWQAWCAGYCWGPQAWLPSSTGTL